The Bacteroidota bacterium genome includes the window CGGCGTGCACATTCCAGACACCGGCGAAACGATGATTGAAGGCAAAACCATGCGCTTCACATCACCGCTGGATGCCCAGGAAGCTGGTATTGCTGTCATCTACCAGGAATTCAACCTCGTGCCGGCCCTCACGGTGCGGGAAAACATTCTGCTGGGGCACGAGACCTCTAACTGGGGCTTTTTTGCAAAAAAGGAAGAAGCCCAAAAAGTAGCCGCCCTCTTCGAGCGGATGAACGTAAAGCTAGACACCGAAGCGGTCTGTGCCGAGCTTAGTGTGGCGCAACAGCAATTGGTCGAAATCGCAAAAGCCCTGTCTACTGGAGCCCGCATTATTGTTATGGATGAGCCCAGTGCCACCCTGACAAACCAGGAAGTTGACAAACTGTTTGCCATCATCCGCGACCTGCAAAGCCAGGGCATCGGTATCATTTACATCAGCCATCGACTCGACGAGATTTTCGAAATATCCGACCGGGTAACTGTATTGCGCGACGGGGAATACATCGGCACAAAACCCGTTGCAGAGGTGAACCGCGAGATGCTCATCGAAATGATGGTGGGCCGCTCCATCGAGAACGAATTCCCCAAAGAGGCAGCCACACTGGGTGATGTCCGGCTGGCTGTTGACGATCTTGCCCATGCAGCCGATGAACCCGGTGCAACCTTCCAAGTACGGGCTGGCGAAATTCTCGGCCTCACCGGATTGGTTGGCGCCGGCAGAACCGAACTGGCGCGGCTTGTTTTTGGTGCAGATCGCGCAGCACGCGGCACCATTTCGCTCGATGGCAAGACACTAAAAATTGATTCTCCCCTCGACGCCATTAAAAACGGCATTTGCCTCCTCACAGAAGACCGAAAAGCCCAGGGCCTTGTCCTTGGCCTATCCTCTCGGGAGAATTTTGCACTACCCAACATGGGTAATTGGTCAAGTTGGGGATTTGTAGCCGGTCAACAGGAGCGTTCCCGATTTGCCAGCTACGTAGATAGCCTGAAAATCAAAATTTCGCATCAAGACCAGCTTGCCCAGAATTTGTCGGGCGGTAACCAGCAAAAGGTGTTGATTGCGCGGTGGCTCGAATCAAACTCGGATGTGATCATCTTCGACGAACCTACACGGGGCATCGATGTTGGTGCCAAGTACGAAATTTACCTGTTAATGAATGAGTTGGCCGCTGCCGGCAAAGCTATCATCATGATTTCGTCCGAATTGCCGGAAGTGCTTGGCATGAGTGACAGAATTCTTGTTATGCATGAAGGCCATATCAGTGGCGAAATTACTGATGTTGCATCTGCCACACAGGAGCAGATCATGGCCCTCGCCGTTGGCGCTGAAGCCGTAAGCTAACCTGCCCTCCGTTGCGTACCCGTAACCCACTCGTTTTGATGAAAAGATATTTGCTCCTGATTGCGTTATGCATCACAAGCTGCGCAACGCCATATGACACTGACCCTCCGGCCGATCCTGGTGAGATGGAGGACCTTGGTGTGCTTGTTTTTACAAAAATTGCCGGTTTCCGGCACCCCTCCATTGCAGGCGGTGTTGTGGCGCTCAAAGAACTGGGTGCTACACAAAACTGGACCGTCATCGAAACACAAAATGGAGCTGCATTCAATCCTACCTACCTGAGCAGGTTTGACGTTGTGGTATGGTTGAGCACCACGTGGGATGTGCTAGATGAATCGCAACAAGTGGCTTTTGAAACCTACATGGAAACAGGCGGCGGCTTCGTTGGCATCCATGCAGCGGCAGATACAGAATACGATTGGCCTTGGTTTGGCGAAACGCTTCTGGGCACGTGGTTTACCACCCATCCCAATTTTCCGAATGTCAGAATGGCGGATGTCATCGTTGAAGACACCACGCACCCTGCAACGGCGCATCTTCCCCCTGTTTGGCAGCGGGAAGATGAATGGTACAGTTTTGCTAACAACGTGAGAGACAATCCTGACTTCCATGTTTTGGCCTCTGTTGATGAAAGCACATACGGAATTGGCGAAAATGGTATGGGCGACCATCCGATCATCTGGTGCCGAGAACTGGGCGACGGCGGCAGGGCCCTGTATACCGGACTTGGGCACACAGAAGCCAGTTTTCAGGAAGAAGCTTTCAGATCCCACCTGGTAGGCGCCATTCACTGGGCCGCCGGCCTGGCTGACTAACATGACCAACAACTTATAACGGCAAGCAAACCAGGACACCCATGAAATTGCTGCGACTCTTTTTCAGCATTGTTGTTGTGACTATCCTCGTCTGGATAGTTGTGTGGCTGCTCATGGGGCAAGACCTGAACCTGTTTGCACGGATGGTGCTCCCGATCCCCATCGTGGTTACCGTTGTTGCGAGCGCGCTGATCGCGGGGCTGCTTGCCGGCTTGCATCGTATGGCATCCGGACATTGGATGGCCGCTTTCCCCAACCTGATGTGGTCTACCTGGACTTTTGTCACGATAGGCTTCATTCTGCTCATTGTTGCCACTACAGGATAACTGCCTGAGCTGAAAAACAATCGCCAACACCCCCTTACCCTTATTCCCGAATCGAGTTTTAGTAGTATGGCTGGTTTCAACATCCAAAAGGTGCTCTCGGATTATGGCATGCTGATCGTGCTGATCTTGCTTTGCGTTTTCTACTCCATCAGCACCATGACCGAGCAGAACCCCCGGGGAGCTGACGGTGCCGAACAGGTTGCAGAAATGCTCGCAGGTGAATACGACACCTCGAGCCGTCTTCTTGTTGTTTCCAAACTCAATGCGGAGCACCAATTGTTTGCCAGCCGGCTCACAGAACTGCTGACGTCAAAAGGGTATGATCGAATTGAAACGATCCAGGGCGAACCGCCGGCAATCCGCGCTGCCCTTGTTAACTTTGATTCAACAGGCACCGCATTCGACGCCCTGCTGATGCCGCAGGATTACACAACCATTGTGGGCAACATCAAA containing:
- a CDS encoding sugar ABC transporter ATP-binding protein; the encoded protein is MADQQAAALLSMAGIEKSFPGVKALKGVQLDLHKGEVHAVVGENGAGKSTLIKVLAGVHIPDTGETMIEGKTMRFTSPLDAQEAGIAVIYQEFNLVPALTVRENILLGHETSNWGFFAKKEEAQKVAALFERMNVKLDTEAVCAELSVAQQQLVEIAKALSTGARIIVMDEPSATLTNQEVDKLFAIIRDLQSQGIGIIYISHRLDEIFEISDRVTVLRDGEYIGTKPVAEVNREMLIEMMVGRSIENEFPKEAATLGDVRLAVDDLAHAADEPGATFQVRAGEILGLTGLVGAGRTELARLVFGADRAARGTISLDGKTLKIDSPLDAIKNGICLLTEDRKAQGLVLGLSSRENFALPNMGNWSSWGFVAGQQERSRFASYVDSLKIKISHQDQLAQNLSGGNQQKVLIARWLESNSDVIIFDEPTRGIDVGAKYEIYLLMNELAAAGKAIIMISSELPEVLGMSDRILVMHEGHISGEITDVASATQEQIMALAVGAEAVS
- a CDS encoding ThuA domain-containing protein encodes the protein MKRYLLLIALCITSCATPYDTDPPADPGEMEDLGVLVFTKIAGFRHPSIAGGVVALKELGATQNWTVIETQNGAAFNPTYLSRFDVVVWLSTTWDVLDESQQVAFETYMETGGGFVGIHAAADTEYDWPWFGETLLGTWFTTHPNFPNVRMADVIVEDTTHPATAHLPPVWQREDEWYSFANNVRDNPDFHVLASVDESTYGIGENGMGDHPIIWCRELGDGGRALYTGLGHTEASFQEEAFRSHLVGAIHWAAGLAD